In Gammaproteobacteria bacterium, the genomic stretch CCAAACAGTGTTTCTAATTGGCTACGCGGACTGTGTCCTGCGAGAAAAACACCAACAAAACTGCCAACAGCTATGCCAACACCAAGCACAGAGAAAGTTGCCCAGTGTAAATTTTTTTGTTGATAATGTTTCCAGGCTGACGCCATCGCGGTAGGAATCATCACTACCAAAGATGTCGCGACAGCGACATGCATGCGCTGTTCGTCGGGTATGTCGCTATATGGCAACAGCCACAGCAGTGCAGGTACTACGACTATTCCCCCACCCACTCCAAGCAGGCCCGCCAGGATTCCGGCCAGACCACCTACAATCAGGTAGCTGATTATATCAATGCTGGGAAATAACGTTTCCAGGAAAGTTTCCGTTTATTGCGAATAAGTCACTGTGTGTGAATATAGCAGGCCGTCAACAAATTCACGATTGAAGAGAAATTTTAGTACGGCTTCCGGTCCGGTACTGGAAGATTGAGAAACAATATCGCGGTTGATCGAACTGTAATACGCACGGACCTCCCAGGCGTCCAGGGCCGTACCGGCCGCAAAATTCCAACCTGGAAACCATTTATTGGTAAGTCCTACAACCGGTTCAAGCAGAAAACCGTCCCCCTTACCTTTTGCCTTCACCCAACCTGGCGTAACCAGCACATGCCACTCGACCTTGCTTACCTGGATTCCTCCACAACTGGGGCAGGGCACGCTATTGGAAGTCTTGCCCTTGAAAATCCAGTAGTACAAATTTGCATCCCCATAAACGCCATCGGTGGTTTTCGTCCAGCTAGCGCTAAGCGTTGTTCCTTCCGGATCGATAAGCGTTGTCGCCGCGGGTTGAGAAATCTCGGCTTGCGCAATATTCATATCAAGGCTTTTAGTCTTTTTAAATAATTGCACGACCTCGCGCGTAATTCGCCCCTGACTATCCTGCTGCCATGCTTTAGCGACATGCCCCTCTTTCTTTTTCTCGTACTCACGCGAATCCGAATACATTACATCTAGTGGAAACCCGTAGTACTGGAGATTATTTGTATTACTCTTTGCCAACAATAAAGTGGAGTTCAATTCACTGCGAAAACTGACGCTAAGCCCCGTACCCTGCCCGAAAGTCAGACCTTGCACGCTAAGACTGGCCGGAGTTGCGACGCCCACTGGCGCGGCAAGCCCCGCTTGTTGATTTTCAGAAAAGTCCAGATCTCTCCGCGCGGGTGGACGAGCAAGCCTTATTAATTCAAATTTGTGAAACCTTTTGGGCTGGATTGTCCCGTCCTCTTGCTCTAGTCCAACTATCCCAAGGATGTCGTATAGGCCATCAACATCTTCAAAAGCATAGGCCTCGTAGGCAAGCGTGCCGGAGTTAGCACCTAATGCCATCCACACTTTTTCCCCTGAGTTCAACGAAACCCCCGAGACTTCGCCATAGACTCCACCGAGCAAAATTGTAGACTCGGCTTTGCGACACTGGTGGCGGATGTCCCCTAATTCAGCCACTGTGGCCATATAAAAATACACCTTGTGCGGTGTATCCAGCTTGCTCGACGGACACACAAACATAGCTTCATAGGATCGGGATTTATCGTTCGCCAGCAATGACACAAAGTTAGGATTGAAAAGCGTGTTACCGGATACATCGACGCGCCAGTCTTTGTCGCCATCGCGAGTCGCAAATAAAACGGCATTGCTGCTGATTTGTACGTTTTTGCTGGAGTTTTTGGATGTAGGAGACTCCAAATTCAAGTCGCAAGCGCTCAGAACAAAGGCGCTAAGAAGAGTCAATAACAACAATATCAGTCTTGAATTCATATAGACGTTTTCGGCACTCCGCGCGGTTTCTCAAGATATTGCAACATCAGATTACCTGCTTTATCGACACAACATTGCCACAATGGCGCAATCCAGGCGGTGGCAATTTTTTCCACTATTATCGCTGGGCCATCAATCACTTGCCCCACAGCCAGGTGATCTCTTCTATACACCGGAACGGTATTATTCACCCCATAAACCGAACTATAGTCATCTATTTCAGCCCATTTCTTGTTGCTGGGAGTAGGAAAGATGATTTCTGGCTCCGGGCCTTTAATATGCGTTCGGATATTCAGTAATTCCACCGTTTCTTCCAGCTTATGACCGAATCGTTGCTCATGGGTTGCATGAAACAAGGCCAGAGTGTCTTCCAGCCCTTCCCAGCTCACCGTCAGGGTATATGACTGCCCTCGATATCGCATATCGACCAGGCGCTGGCAATCCAGCTGGATAGCCTCCAAACCTTCTGCTACCAACGCTTCTTTCCCAGTACTTTCCAGGCGCTCAAATTCCTTTTCCAGTACTGCCAGGTCCAAATTGCGCGCATTCTGGTTAATGGTATGCGAGTATTCACGAGCCCTTGGAGACACTAGCATACCTAATGCCGACAGCACGCCACCATTGCTCGGCACCATACCTCGCTTTATCCCCATAAGCTGAGCTATTTCGCATATATGCAAGCCCCCAGCTCCACCAAAACAGGTCAGCACGTATTGCCTGGGATCCTCTCCGCGCTGTACCGATATCACTCTCAAAGCCTGCGCCATATGTTCATTGGCAATTCGCAGAATGCCTTCACACAAGGTCTCGACAGTCATATTTGCCGCTTGCGCAAGTCGCTGGGCGGCCTGAATTGCGGCCTGTATATCCAGGCTCATGGCGCCACCAAGAAAGGCGTCAGCATGCAAGCGACCAAGAATTAGATTCGCATCAGTGACGGTGACGTGCTGACCTCCCTGACCATAACAGGCTGGGCCAGGGTTCGCGCCGGCCGATTCGGGACCGACCTGTAACATCCCGCCCTCATCCAACCAGGCGATGGACCCCCCACCCGCACCGATAGTGTGCATATCCACCATAGGTACAGCGACAGGGAAATCACCGATTCGACCCTCGTTGGTCAAACGTATATCACCATCGATCAGCGCGACATCTGTAGAGGTACCGCCCATATCAAAGGTCAGGAGACGAGTTTCTCCGCTCTGAAGCCCCATATATCTCGCCCCCCTCAGACCACCAGCAGGCCCGGACAAGAGCAATTGCACCGCCATACGGCCTGCATAGGAGGCGTCGATCGTCCCCCCGGAACTGCTCATTACCGATAACGAGGCTGAAGTCAGCCCCGCCGCCAGGCGTTGCAGATATCCCTGCATCAAAGGACCAGTATAGGCATTCAACCAAGTGGCAATACCCCGTTCATACTCGCGATATTCAGGGAGTACTTCCGAAGAACAACATACAAATGCCAGATCTTTAATATGCTCTTTAACGCGCATTTCAAAACGCGGATCGAGAAAGGCGAACAACAAATTGATGGCAACCGCCGCGGGTTTCAGTCGGATAATTTCGTTGCTGAGATGCTGTAATTGCTCATCAGACATATCCTCTACAAGCTCACCATGAGCACCAATTCTACCTCCACACTCCAAACACAATTCGTGCGCGACAGGTGAATTCACAGCAGATGGCTGAAGCTGGTAAAGCGATTTTCTGGCTTGGCGACCAATACGTAACACATCTGATAAACCGGTGTTGGCGATATAAACCGTACGCACACCTTTGCGCTCCAGAACGGCATTGGTCGCGACTGTGGACCCATGCACAACTGCAAGATCGTCAAAGTCGACACCCAGATCGCGAACCCCCTGCAATATCGCCACTTCGGGCGCATGCGGAGTAGAGAGCACCTTATGAGTGAATAGCTGTCCCTCGCGCCACAACACGAAATCAGTAAACGTACCGCCTGTATCAACACCTAGAATTTTCACGCCTTAGACAACTCTTCCCGGTTACACCCCTTAGCCATTGCAAGATACAAGGCCTTTTGAGCACATTCAATCAAAGTTGGCAGCGCCGCCTCCGCACAATGGTTTGATCACACACTGCTTGTGCCGATGTCTGCACCAATACCTGCGGCTTTTCGCAGCACCTTCGCCATCATTTGACCTGTATCCGATGACTGACAGCCGTGCGCCGATGTAGCATGAAGAATATCGTGGAATTGTGCCATTGTTTGTTCGGCTTCAGAATCCCGCCCTGACCACCCCTGTCAGAGGTAGATTTTTTTTCATTGAAGCGTAATTTTGTATAGTATTGTAGCGATATTATCCTGATTTTTTACGAAGTGGCTTTACATAATATCGGCCTGAAAGCTGCATTGTCGATAACCACCAATTCAATAACACTTGTTTGTAATCGTTTTTGTAAAAACGACTTCCAAAAACTTCAAACGGGAAAAATGCCCCAGCAACATGAGTGATGAGATCTTAATTCGCGCGCAGCAAATCACCCGACGTTATGGCCATATCGTCGCGATCGATAATATCAGTTTCGAGGTGCGCCGCGGCGAAGTGGTAGGTTTTTTGGGCCCCAATGGCGCGGGCAAATCCACCACGATGAAAATCATTACCGGAAACCTGGCACCGACTTTTGGCAGTGTTGAAATCAATGGCTACGACATCATCGAGCATCCAAAAGAGGCAAAAGCGGCTCTTGGCTATTTACCCGAAACACCGCCGTTGTATAAGGATTCCACAGTAAACGAGTACCTGCGCTTCTGCGCCAGACTCAACCACATTCCGCGCCCGCGCATAAAACAAACAATAGATACTGCACGAGAACGTTGCGGTTTAGCCGATGTAGGGAAACGCCTGATCGGCTCACTTTCCAAGGGTTACCAGCAAAGAGTGGGAATTGCTCAAGCTATTATTCATTCGCCGTCAGTGGTTATACTTGATGAGCCCACTGTTGGCCTTGATCCAATTCAAATACGCCAGATTCGTACGTTGATACGCGAATTGGGCAAGGATCACAGTGTTATTTTATCCACGCATATTTTGCCGGAAGTACAAAGCATATGTGATCGGGTTAAAATCATACACAAAGGTAAAATCGTACTCTCAGAAACCATGCATAGCCTCAATCAGAAAATTCAATCCTCTCAAACTCTGATTGCGCTTACCTCTCCGCCGCAACACTTCGATGAGCTTACGAAGATTGCAGGCGTAGAGCAGATAGAAACAATCGACCATCAGCATTACAAAATTCATCATCACCCCGACCACAACCCGGCAAACGCGATTGTTGCCCTTTCAGTGCAAAACAACTGGGGACTCTATGAGTTGATACCGCACAAAATGTCGCTGGAAGATGTTTTTGTCGATATTACTCAGCAGGAAGAGGTACTGGAGTAATGTTTACGATTGCCGCCAGAGAATTCCGCTGCTTGTTTCAAACTCCCTTAGCCTGGGCAATACTCGCAGTGTGCGAGTTTATCGTGGCCTATTTATTTCTGGGACAAGTCGAACTCTTTTTGCAGCTACAAAGCCAGATGTCGGCATTACAGAACTCTCCTGGAGTCACTGAATTTATCGCTGTTCCAACGTTTGCCAATGCCGCTGTGATTATTTTACTCATCATCCCACTATTGACCATGCGTTTGGTTAGCGAAGAAAGACGCAATCAGACTCTACCACTATTATTCAGCGCGCCGGTCTCTATGCTGGAAATCGTACTCGGTAAATTCCTTGGTGTAATGGGTTTTCTGGCAGTGTTAGTTTTACTGATTTTACTCTTACCCTTGTCACTATTGTTAGGCAGCGGCCTTGATTTTGGACGTCTATGGGGCGCTTTGTTCGGCCTCGTTTTGATGATATCCAGTTTCTCTGCACTTGGCCTGTATCTATCAACTCTCTGTCAGCAGCCTTCTTTAGCCGCCGTACTTAGTTTTGGCGCCCTGGTTTTATTATGGATAGTAGAACTGGCAGGGAATTTTTTCGAGCAGGGGCGCCTGCTTTTTGAATATCTTTCTCTGCTGCAACACTACCAGATGATGCTACAAGGCATTTTCCGAAGCAGCGACCTGGTGTATTACTGTTTATTTACCGCTTTATTTCTACTTCTGAGCTACCGTCGGCTGGATGCCGATCGTTTACAACTATAGGGAAATATTGTGCAGATAAATCCTAAAGTCAGACGCCGGTTACAAATTCAGAAAAGCATATTTCTGTTTTTAGTAGGCCTCATCATTATTAGCCTTGCCTGGCTAAGCAAAATCTACGAATTTCAGTCTGATTGGACACACAGCTTAAAAAACACCCCGTCTCGCATGGTGCTCGGAGTATTGGGAAATGCTCACGGACCGATAACCGTGACTGCATTTATTAGCGAAAGCAATAGCGAATTAAGAAAAAGCGTTACCCAGGATATCGAGTTTTTTAGGCGTTATAAAAATGATTTCGTCTTAAAATTCGTCGACCCGATCACCGATCCTGGACTGGCTCGCGAGCAGAATATTAATGCCGAGGGCGAACTGGTAATTGAATACGAGCAACGTAGCGAAAAATTACGCCAACTCGATGAACAGACTGTAGCTAATGCAATACAACGTCTTCTTAGAAACGAGAAAAGCTGGATCACATTTCTAGAGGGTCATGGCGAACGCTCGCCCTTTTCCGATGGAAACCTGGAATACAGCGTACTGAGACAGCAACTCGAGACTAAAGGCTTTAACGTCCGAACAATTAATCTGGCCAGCCAGGCCAACATTCCGGACGACACATCCACCCTGGTAATTGCAGACCCGCAAAACAATCTGCTGGACGGTGAAATACAACTGATTCAGGAATATGTAGACGCGGGCAAAAACCTGTTGTGGTTAAACGAGCCACACACCGCAGTAAACCTTGAATCTTTAGCTGAACAACTTGGCATCGAAATACTTCCCGGAATGATTGTTGATTTTAGTAGCCAATTATTAGGAATATCAGATCCGCGCTTTGTTATGATTCCGGAGTATCCCACTCACCCTATCACTAATAATTTTCAGACCGTCACATTATTTCCAACCGCTGTCGGAATGGAATACCTTGAGGCAGGCGACTGGGACACAAGCACGTTGCTGGAAACACTTCCGCGTAGCTGGATAGAAACTGAGGAACTCAACCCCAACGATGAGATCACCATGGATGCAGGCATTGATACGCCTGGCCCTATCAGTTTGGGACTCGCCGTAACCCGCTTTATTGGGCAGGGAAATTTGGGCGAGGCTGAACGTGACCCGTTGGAAACTGGTCAGAGTGAACTCGATATGGAAGAGCAAGAAATCAGCGCAGAACATCAGCAGCGGATTATTGTGATCGGCGATGCCGATTTTATTGCGGACGCTTATATCGGTGAAGCAGGAAACCTCGACCTGATTTTAAACACTTTTAGTTGGCTCACAAAAGACGACGCCATGATCAATATCCCTGCCAGATCACTGGTTGATAAACAACTGAATCTTAGTTTATCCAAACAACTTTTTATCACCATAAGCTTTCTTGTTATCGTCCCTTTAACTTTAATCGCTTTTGGCGTGACAATTTGGATTAGAAGACGCAGAACATAATGAAGAAAAATATGATTATAAATATTACTCTGGCTGTAGCTGCATTCACCCTAATCGTAAGCATTTATCTAAGCCGTGACCAAAACCC encodes the following:
- a CDS encoding hydantoinase/oxoprolinase family protein; this encodes MKILGVDTGGTFTDFVLWREGQLFTHKVLSTPHAPEVAILQGVRDLGVDFDDLAVVHGSTVATNAVLERKGVRTVYIANTGLSDVLRIGRQARKSLYQLQPSAVNSPVAHELCLECGGRIGAHGELVEDMSDEQLQHLSNEIIRLKPAAVAINLLFAFLDPRFEMRVKEHIKDLAFVCCSSEVLPEYREYERGIATWLNAYTGPLMQGYLQRLAAGLTSASLSVMSSSGGTIDASYAGRMAVQLLLSGPAGGLRGARYMGLQSGETRLLTFDMGGTSTDVALIDGDIRLTNEGRIGDFPVAVPMVDMHTIGAGGGSIAWLDEGGMLQVGPESAGANPGPACYGQGGQHVTVTDANLILGRLHADAFLGGAMSLDIQAAIQAAQRLAQAANMTVETLCEGILRIANEHMAQALRVISVQRGEDPRQYVLTCFGGAGGLHICEIAQLMGIKRGMVPSNGGVLSALGMLVSPRAREYSHTINQNARNLDLAVLEKEFERLESTGKEALVAEGLEAIQLDCQRLVDMRYRGQSYTLTVSWEGLEDTLALFHATHEQRFGHKLEETVELLNIRTHIKGPEPEIIFPTPSNKKWAEIDDYSSVYGVNNTVPVYRRDHLAVGQVIDGPAIIVEKIATAWIAPLWQCCVDKAGNLMLQYLEKPRGVPKTSI
- a CDS encoding ABC transporter ATP-binding protein, whose amino-acid sequence is MSDEILIRAQQITRRYGHIVAIDNISFEVRRGEVVGFLGPNGAGKSTTMKIITGNLAPTFGSVEINGYDIIEHPKEAKAALGYLPETPPLYKDSTVNEYLRFCARLNHIPRPRIKQTIDTARERCGLADVGKRLIGSLSKGYQQRVGIAQAIIHSPSVVILDEPTVGLDPIQIRQIRTLIRELGKDHSVILSTHILPEVQSICDRVKIIHKGKIVLSETMHSLNQKIQSSQTLIALTSPPQHFDELTKIAGVEQIETIDHQHYKIHHHPDHNPANAIVALSVQNNWGLYELIPHKMSLEDVFVDITQQEEVLE
- a CDS encoding ABC transporter permease subunit, producing the protein MFTIAAREFRCLFQTPLAWAILAVCEFIVAYLFLGQVELFLQLQSQMSALQNSPGVTEFIAVPTFANAAVIILLIIPLLTMRLVSEERRNQTLPLLFSAPVSMLEIVLGKFLGVMGFLAVLVLLILLLPLSLLLGSGLDFGRLWGALFGLVLMISSFSALGLYLSTLCQQPSLAAVLSFGALVLLWIVELAGNFFEQGRLLFEYLSLLQHYQMMLQGIFRSSDLVYYCLFTALFLLLSYRRLDADRLQL
- a CDS encoding GldG family protein; its protein translation is MQINPKVRRRLQIQKSIFLFLVGLIIISLAWLSKIYEFQSDWTHSLKNTPSRMVLGVLGNAHGPITVTAFISESNSELRKSVTQDIEFFRRYKNDFVLKFVDPITDPGLAREQNINAEGELVIEYEQRSEKLRQLDEQTVANAIQRLLRNEKSWITFLEGHGERSPFSDGNLEYSVLRQQLETKGFNVRTINLASQANIPDDTSTLVIADPQNNLLDGEIQLIQEYVDAGKNLLWLNEPHTAVNLESLAEQLGIEILPGMIVDFSSQLLGISDPRFVMIPEYPTHPITNNFQTVTLFPTAVGMEYLEAGDWDTSTLLETLPRSWIETEELNPNDEITMDAGIDTPGPISLGLAVTRFIGQGNLGEAERDPLETGQSELDMEEQEISAEHQQRIIVIGDADFIADAYIGEAGNLDLILNTFSWLTKDDAMINIPARSLVDKQLNLSLSKQLFITISFLVIVPLTLIAFGVTIWIRRRRT